The Garra rufa chromosome 23, GarRuf1.0, whole genome shotgun sequence genome includes a region encoding these proteins:
- the usp25 gene encoding ubiquitin carboxyl-terminal hydrolase 25 isoform X6 — MTVEQNVLQQHSQKHQQTLLNQLREVTGTTDVQLLQQALQVSNGDLAEAVAFLTEKNAKVPQQDEATYYQTAQITNDRYISVGSQADTNVIDLTGDDKDDLQRAIALSLEESNRAFRETGITDEEQAISRVLEASIAENKASLKRTHTEVWSDSPNPHDRKRQENCPVGLKNVGNTCWFSAVIQSLFNLLEFQRLVLHYSPPARMQDLPRNQKEHRNLPFMQELRHLFSLLVGSKRKYVDPSRAVEILKDAFKSSESQQQDVSEFTHKLLDWLEDAFQIKAEEDREGEKPKNPMVDLFYGRFLAVGVLEGKKFENTEMFGQYPLQVNGFKDLHECLEAAMIEGEIESLHSAENSAKSGQEHWFTELPPVLTFELSRFEFNQTLGRPEKIHNKLEFPAMLYMDRYMDRNRDITRIKREEIRRLKEHLTVLQQRLERYLSYGSGPKRFPLADVLQYAMEFASSKPVCTSPVEDIDTTAPPGGTTAQLPPPASTGEQPDASVPPECSSSGPQAQQQQQQQQLQQQQQQRVSIHKPFTQSRVPPDLPMHPAPRHITEEELRVLEGCLHRWRSEVENDTRDLQASISRIHRTIELMYSDKSMMQVPYRLHAVLVHEGQANAGHYWAYIFDPHQQRWMKYNDISVTKSSWEELVRDSFGGYRNASAYCLMYIDDKKPFLIAEEFDKETGQMLSGLDKLPPDLKEFVEADNKLFEREMEEWDALQARKLQQEKLALAAASVAAQPMSTEPCPPDNTAPQHDPEYMEQQSPTGDSKHLQEDTERAISKAAAEHDEKSPEALLNTAMKVEYTRLLRFAQEDTPPERDYRLQHVIVYFIHNQAPKKIVERTLLMQFADRNLGFDERCKSIMKVARAKLELIKPDEVNMEEYEIWHQDYRKFRDTTVFLLIGLELFLKKSYVEALLYLIYAYQYNKELLAKGPYRGHDEELIAYYRRECLLKLNEHAAALFETGEEAEVNTGLSIMNELVVACIPLLLVDEMEEKDMVAVEDMRNRWCSYLGQEMEPNLQEKLTDFLPKLLDCSTEIKSFHDPPKLPSYSTLELCERYGRVMTSLTLSRTPADGR; from the exons CACCAGCAGACATTACTGAACCAACTGAGGGAAGTTACTGGAACTACAGATGTTCAGCTGTTACAGCAGGCACTGCAG GTCAGTAATGGTGACCTAGCCGAGGCAGTGGCCTTTCTCACCGAGAAGAACGCCAAGGTCCCGCAGCAAGATGAAGCCACCTATTACCAGACGGCCCAAATCACCAATGATAGATACATCAGTGTGGGCAGCCAGGCTGACACAA ATGTAATTGATCTCACTGGAGATGATAAAGATGACCTTCAGCGGGCCATCGCTCTCAGTCTGGAGGAGTCCAACAGGGCCTTCAGGGAGACGGGCATCACTGATGAAGAGCAGGCTATCAGCAG AGTTCTGGAGGCCAGCATTGCTGAGAACAAGGCTAGCCTGAAGCGCACACACACAGAAGTATGGAGCGATTCGCCCAACCCTCACGACAGGAAGCGTCAGGAGAACTGTCCCGTAGGGCTGAAGAACGTGGGGAACACGTGCTGGTTCAGCGCAGTTATACAG TCTCTGTTTAACCTCCTGGAGTTCCAGAGGCTGGTGTTGCATTATTCCCCCCCTGCACGGATGCAGGACCTGCCCCGCAATCAGAAG GAGCACAGGAATCTGCCTTTCATGCAGGAGCTGAGGCACCTCTTCTCTTTGTTGGTGGGTTCCAAGCGAAAGTATGTGGACCCGTCCAGGGCCGTGGAGATCCTCAAGGATGCCTTTAAGTCCAGTGAATCTCAGCAG CAGGATGTGAGTGAGTTCACCCATAAACTCTTGGACTGGCTAGAGGACGCTTTTCAGATAAAGGCAGAGGAGGACAG AGAGGGAGAGAAGCCGAAGAACCCGATGGTTGACCTGTTTTATGGACGTTTCCTGGCTGTGGGTGTCCTGGAGG GAAAGAAATTTGAGAACACTGAGATGTTTGGGCAGTACCCCCTCCAGGTGAACGGCTTCAAAGATCTGCACGAATGTTTAGAGGCAGCCATGATTGAAGGAGAAATAGAGTCTTTGCATTCTGCCGAGAACTCCGCCAAATCAGGGCAAGAG cacTGGTTCACAGAGCTTCCACCAGTTTTGACCTTCGAACTGTCGAGGTTTGAGTTTAATCAAACCTTAGGCCGACCTGAGAAGATTCACAACAAGCTAGAGTTTCCCGCCATGCTATACATGGACAG GTACATGGACAGGAACAGAGACATCACACGGATAAAACGAGAAGAGATCAGAAGACTAAAGGAGCACCTGACTGTTCTCCAGCAGAGACTGGAGAG GTATCTGAGCTATGGCTCAGGGCCTAAGCGGTTTCCCCTGGCCGATGTTCTCCAGTACGCCATGGAGTTTGCTTCCAGCAAGCCTGTGTGCACATCACCTGTAGAGGACATTGATACAACAGCTCCACCTGGTGGCACGACTGCACAGCTGCCACCTCCAGCAAG CACAGGGGAGCAGCCGGATGCATCTGTTCCACCTGAGTGCTCCAGCTCTGGTCCACAGgcccagcagcagcagcaacaacagcaactgcaacaacagcagcagcaacggGTTTCGATCCATAAACCGTTTACTCAGTCTCGTGTGCCACCAGATCTACCTATGCACCCCGCCCCACGGCACATCACAGAGGAGGAGCTGCGGGTGCTGGAGGGCTGTCTGCACCGCTGGAGGAGCGAGGTGGAGAACGACACCAGGG ATCTGCAGGCCAGTATATCTAGAATCCACAGAACCATCGAGCTTATGTATTCTGACAAGTCCATGATGCAG GTGCCATACCGGCTGCACGCTGTTTTGGTCCACGAGGGTCAGGCTAACGCAGGTCACTACTGGGCGTACATCTTCGACCCACATCAACAGCGATGGATGAAATACAATGACATTTCAGTGACAAAGTCATCCTGGGAGGAGCTGGTGCGAGACTCATTCGGTGGATATCGCAATGCCAGCGCGTACTGCCTCATGTACATTGATGATAAAAAACCCTTCCTTATTGCAG AGGAGTTTGATAAAGAGACAGGGCAGATGCTCAGTGGCTTGGACAAGCTCCCACCTGATCTGAAGGAGTTTGTGGAGGCAGATAACAAGCTGTTTGAGAGGGAGATGGAGGAGTGGGATGCTCTACAAGCTCGCAAACTCCAGCAGGAGAAACTGGCTCTGGCCGCCGCTAGTGTGGCCGCCCAGCCCATGAGCACTGAGCCCTGCCCTCCAGACAACACAG CCCCTCAGCATGACCCAGAGTACATGGAGCAGCAGTCGCCCACCGGAGACTCCAAACACCTTCAGGAGGACACGGAGAGAGCCATCAGCAAAGCGGCGGCTGAGCATGATGAGAAGAGTCCAGAGGCCCTGCTCAACACA GCCATGAAAGTAGAGTACACTCGTTTACTGAGGTTCGCTCAGGAGGACACACCCCCCGAGAGGGACTACCGACTGCAGCACGTCATTGTTTACTTCATTCACAACCAGGCACCCAAAAAGATTGTGGAGAGAACTCTGCTCATGCAGTTCGCCGACAGAAACCTTGGCTTTGATGAAAG GTGTAAGAGCATCATGAAGGTGGCACGTGCTAAACTGGAGCTCATTAAGCCTGACGAGGTGAACATGGAGGAATACGAG ATATGGCATCAGGATTACAGGAAATTCCGTGACACGACAGTTTTCCTGTTAATCGGCCTGGAATTATTCCTAAAGAAAAG TTACGTGGAAGCATTGCTGTACCTGATCTACGCCTATCAGTACAACAAAGAGCTCCTGGCAAAAGGGCCGTACAGAGGCCACGACGAGGAACTGATCGCCTATTACCGCAGAGAGTGCCTCCTA AAGTTAAACGAACACGCGGCTGCCCTCTTTGAGACAGGTGAGGAGGCAGAAGTGAACACGGGTCTGAGCATCATGAACGAGCTGGTGGTGGCCTGTATTCCACTGCTGCTGGTGGATGAGATGGAGGAGAAAGACATGGTGGCTGTTGAAGACATGAGGAACCGATGGTGCTCATACCTGGGACAGGAAATGGAGC CTAATCTCCAAGAGAAACTGACCGACTTCCTGCCCAAGCTCCTTGACTGCTCAACCGAGATCAAAAGCTTTCACGACCCTCCCAAACTACCTTCTTACTCTACGCTGGAGCTGTGCGAGCGTTACGGCCGAGTCATGACGTCACTCACCCTGAGTCGAACCCCCGCAGACGGCAGATGA
- the usp25 gene encoding ubiquitin carboxyl-terminal hydrolase 25 isoform X3, with protein sequence MTVEQNVLQQHSQKHQQTLLNQLREVTGTTDVQLLQQALQVSNGDLAEAVAFLTEKNAKVPQQDEATYYQTAQITNDRYISVGSQADTNVIDLTGDDKDDLQRAIALSLEESNRAFRETGITDEEQAISRVLEASIAENKASLKRTHTEVWSDSPNPHDRKRQENCPVGLKNVGNTCWFSAVIQSLFNLLEFQRLVLHYSPPARMQDLPRNQKEHRNLPFMQELRHLFSLLVGSKRKYVDPSRAVEILKDAFKSSESQQDVSEFTHKLLDWLEDAFQIKAEEDREGEKPKNPMVDLFYGRFLAVGVLEGKKFENTEMFGQYPLQVNGFKDLHECLEAAMIEGEIESLHSAENSAKSGQEHWFTELPPVLTFELSRFEFNQTLGRPEKIHNKLEFPAMLYMDRYMDRNRDITRIKREEIRRLKEHLTVLQQRLERYLSYGSGPKRFPLADVLQYAMEFASSKPVCTSPVEDIDTTAPPGGTTAQLPPPASTGEQPDASVPPECSSSGPQAQQQQQQQQLQQQQQQRVSIHKPFTQSRVPPDLPMHPAPRHITEEELRVLEGCLHRWRSEVENDTRDLQASISRIHRTIELMYSDKSMMQVPYRLHAVLVHEGQANAGHYWAYIFDPHQQRWMKYNDISVTKSSWEELVRDSFGGYRNASAYCLMYIDDKKPFLIAEEFDKETGQMLSGLDKLPPDLKEFVEADNKLFEREMEEWDALQARKLQQEKLALAAASVAAQPMSTEPCPPDNTAAPQHDPEYMEQQSPTGDSKHLQEDTERAISKAAAEHDEKSPEALLNTSQSPRPDSEVTSDPCPPLDPEQDDSASSPPAPQRVVEVAIPNVGTFVIQSKEGGYDDEAMMTPNMQGVIMAIGKSRSVYDKCGPEAAFFKAMKVEYTRLLRFAQEDTPPERDYRLQHVIVYFIHNQAPKKIVERTLLMQFADRNLGFDERCKSIMKVARAKLELIKPDEVNMEEYEIWHQDYRKFRDTTVFLLIGLELFLKKSYVEALLYLIYAYQYNKELLAKGPYRGHDEELIAYYRRECLLKLNEHAAALFETGEEAEVNTGLSIMNELVVACIPLLLVDEMEEKDMVAVEDMRNRWCSYLGQEMEPNLQEKLTDFLPKLLDCSTEIKSFHDPPKLPSYSTLELCERYGRVMTSLTLSRTPADGR encoded by the exons CACCAGCAGACATTACTGAACCAACTGAGGGAAGTTACTGGAACTACAGATGTTCAGCTGTTACAGCAGGCACTGCAG GTCAGTAATGGTGACCTAGCCGAGGCAGTGGCCTTTCTCACCGAGAAGAACGCCAAGGTCCCGCAGCAAGATGAAGCCACCTATTACCAGACGGCCCAAATCACCAATGATAGATACATCAGTGTGGGCAGCCAGGCTGACACAA ATGTAATTGATCTCACTGGAGATGATAAAGATGACCTTCAGCGGGCCATCGCTCTCAGTCTGGAGGAGTCCAACAGGGCCTTCAGGGAGACGGGCATCACTGATGAAGAGCAGGCTATCAGCAG AGTTCTGGAGGCCAGCATTGCTGAGAACAAGGCTAGCCTGAAGCGCACACACACAGAAGTATGGAGCGATTCGCCCAACCCTCACGACAGGAAGCGTCAGGAGAACTGTCCCGTAGGGCTGAAGAACGTGGGGAACACGTGCTGGTTCAGCGCAGTTATACAG TCTCTGTTTAACCTCCTGGAGTTCCAGAGGCTGGTGTTGCATTATTCCCCCCCTGCACGGATGCAGGACCTGCCCCGCAATCAGAAG GAGCACAGGAATCTGCCTTTCATGCAGGAGCTGAGGCACCTCTTCTCTTTGTTGGTGGGTTCCAAGCGAAAGTATGTGGACCCGTCCAGGGCCGTGGAGATCCTCAAGGATGCCTTTAAGTCCAGTGAATCTCAGCAG GATGTGAGTGAGTTCACCCATAAACTCTTGGACTGGCTAGAGGACGCTTTTCAGATAAAGGCAGAGGAGGACAG AGAGGGAGAGAAGCCGAAGAACCCGATGGTTGACCTGTTTTATGGACGTTTCCTGGCTGTGGGTGTCCTGGAGG GAAAGAAATTTGAGAACACTGAGATGTTTGGGCAGTACCCCCTCCAGGTGAACGGCTTCAAAGATCTGCACGAATGTTTAGAGGCAGCCATGATTGAAGGAGAAATAGAGTCTTTGCATTCTGCCGAGAACTCCGCCAAATCAGGGCAAGAG cacTGGTTCACAGAGCTTCCACCAGTTTTGACCTTCGAACTGTCGAGGTTTGAGTTTAATCAAACCTTAGGCCGACCTGAGAAGATTCACAACAAGCTAGAGTTTCCCGCCATGCTATACATGGACAG GTACATGGACAGGAACAGAGACATCACACGGATAAAACGAGAAGAGATCAGAAGACTAAAGGAGCACCTGACTGTTCTCCAGCAGAGACTGGAGAG GTATCTGAGCTATGGCTCAGGGCCTAAGCGGTTTCCCCTGGCCGATGTTCTCCAGTACGCCATGGAGTTTGCTTCCAGCAAGCCTGTGTGCACATCACCTGTAGAGGACATTGATACAACAGCTCCACCTGGTGGCACGACTGCACAGCTGCCACCTCCAGCAAG CACAGGGGAGCAGCCGGATGCATCTGTTCCACCTGAGTGCTCCAGCTCTGGTCCACAGgcccagcagcagcagcaacaacagcaactgcaacaacagcagcagcaacggGTTTCGATCCATAAACCGTTTACTCAGTCTCGTGTGCCACCAGATCTACCTATGCACCCCGCCCCACGGCACATCACAGAGGAGGAGCTGCGGGTGCTGGAGGGCTGTCTGCACCGCTGGAGGAGCGAGGTGGAGAACGACACCAGGG ATCTGCAGGCCAGTATATCTAGAATCCACAGAACCATCGAGCTTATGTATTCTGACAAGTCCATGATGCAG GTGCCATACCGGCTGCACGCTGTTTTGGTCCACGAGGGTCAGGCTAACGCAGGTCACTACTGGGCGTACATCTTCGACCCACATCAACAGCGATGGATGAAATACAATGACATTTCAGTGACAAAGTCATCCTGGGAGGAGCTGGTGCGAGACTCATTCGGTGGATATCGCAATGCCAGCGCGTACTGCCTCATGTACATTGATGATAAAAAACCCTTCCTTATTGCAG AGGAGTTTGATAAAGAGACAGGGCAGATGCTCAGTGGCTTGGACAAGCTCCCACCTGATCTGAAGGAGTTTGTGGAGGCAGATAACAAGCTGTTTGAGAGGGAGATGGAGGAGTGGGATGCTCTACAAGCTCGCAAACTCCAGCAGGAGAAACTGGCTCTGGCCGCCGCTAGTGTGGCCGCCCAGCCCATGAGCACTGAGCCCTGCCCTCCAGACAACACAG CAGCCCCTCAGCATGACCCAGAGTACATGGAGCAGCAGTCGCCCACCGGAGACTCCAAACACCTTCAGGAGGACACGGAGAGAGCCATCAGCAAAGCGGCGGCTGAGCATGATGAGAAGAGTCCAGAGGCCCTGCTCAACACA TCTCAGTCGCCACGTCCCGACAGCGAGGTGACCTCTGACCCCTGTCCTCCCCTTGACCCTGAGCAGGACGACTCCGCCTCCTCTCCGCCCGCACCTCAGCGGGTGGTGGAGGTGGCCATTCCTAATGTAGGAACCTTCGTCATTCAGTCGAAGGAGGGAGGTTATGATGATGAG GCGATGATGACCCCAAACATGCAGGGTGTCATAATGGCCATTGGCAAATCCAGGAGTGTTTATGACAAGTGTGGGCCTGAAGCAGCGTTCTTCAAG GCCATGAAAGTAGAGTACACTCGTTTACTGAGGTTCGCTCAGGAGGACACACCCCCCGAGAGGGACTACCGACTGCAGCACGTCATTGTTTACTTCATTCACAACCAGGCACCCAAAAAGATTGTGGAGAGAACTCTGCTCATGCAGTTCGCCGACAGAAACCTTGGCTTTGATGAAAG GTGTAAGAGCATCATGAAGGTGGCACGTGCTAAACTGGAGCTCATTAAGCCTGACGAGGTGAACATGGAGGAATACGAG ATATGGCATCAGGATTACAGGAAATTCCGTGACACGACAGTTTTCCTGTTAATCGGCCTGGAATTATTCCTAAAGAAAAG TTACGTGGAAGCATTGCTGTACCTGATCTACGCCTATCAGTACAACAAAGAGCTCCTGGCAAAAGGGCCGTACAGAGGCCACGACGAGGAACTGATCGCCTATTACCGCAGAGAGTGCCTCCTA AAGTTAAACGAACACGCGGCTGCCCTCTTTGAGACAGGTGAGGAGGCAGAAGTGAACACGGGTCTGAGCATCATGAACGAGCTGGTGGTGGCCTGTATTCCACTGCTGCTGGTGGATGAGATGGAGGAGAAAGACATGGTGGCTGTTGAAGACATGAGGAACCGATGGTGCTCATACCTGGGACAGGAAATGGAGC CTAATCTCCAAGAGAAACTGACCGACTTCCTGCCCAAGCTCCTTGACTGCTCAACCGAGATCAAAAGCTTTCACGACCCTCCCAAACTACCTTCTTACTCTACGCTGGAGCTGTGCGAGCGTTACGGCCGAGTCATGACGTCACTCACCCTGAGTCGAACCCCCGCAGACGGCAGATGA
- the usp25 gene encoding ubiquitin carboxyl-terminal hydrolase 25 isoform X2 — protein MTVEQNVLQQHSQKHQQTLLNQLREVTGTTDVQLLQQALQVSNGDLAEAVAFLTEKNAKVPQQDEATYYQTAQITNDRYISVGSQADTNVIDLTGDDKDDLQRAIALSLEESNRAFRETGITDEEQAISRVLEASIAENKASLKRTHTEVWSDSPNPHDRKRQENCPVGLKNVGNTCWFSAVIQSLFNLLEFQRLVLHYSPPARMQDLPRNQKEHRNLPFMQELRHLFSLLVGSKRKYVDPSRAVEILKDAFKSSESQQQDVSEFTHKLLDWLEDAFQIKAEEDREGEKPKNPMVDLFYGRFLAVGVLEGKKFENTEMFGQYPLQVNGFKDLHECLEAAMIEGEIESLHSAENSAKSGQEHWFTELPPVLTFELSRFEFNQTLGRPEKIHNKLEFPAMLYMDRYMDRNRDITRIKREEIRRLKEHLTVLQQRLERYLSYGSGPKRFPLADVLQYAMEFASSKPVCTSPVEDIDTTAPPGGTTAQLPPPASTGEQPDASVPPECSSSGPQAQQQQQQQQLQQQQQQRVSIHKPFTQSRVPPDLPMHPAPRHITEEELRVLEGCLHRWRSEVENDTRDLQASISRIHRTIELMYSDKSMMQVPYRLHAVLVHEGQANAGHYWAYIFDPHQQRWMKYNDISVTKSSWEELVRDSFGGYRNASAYCLMYIDDKKPFLIAEEFDKETGQMLSGLDKLPPDLKEFVEADNKLFEREMEEWDALQARKLQQEKLALAAASVAAQPMSTEPCPPDNTAPQHDPEYMEQQSPTGDSKHLQEDTERAISKAAAEHDEKSPEALLNTSQSPRPDSEVTSDPCPPLDPEQDDSASSPPAPQRVVEVAIPNVGTFVIQSKEGGYDDEAMMTPNMQGVIMAIGKSRSVYDKCGPEAAFFKAMKVEYTRLLRFAQEDTPPERDYRLQHVIVYFIHNQAPKKIVERTLLMQFADRNLGFDERCKSIMKVARAKLELIKPDEVNMEEYEIWHQDYRKFRDTTVFLLIGLELFLKKSYVEALLYLIYAYQYNKELLAKGPYRGHDEELIAYYRRECLLKLNEHAAALFETGEEAEVNTGLSIMNELVVACIPLLLVDEMEEKDMVAVEDMRNRWCSYLGQEMEPNLQEKLTDFLPKLLDCSTEIKSFHDPPKLPSYSTLELCERYGRVMTSLTLSRTPADGR, from the exons CACCAGCAGACATTACTGAACCAACTGAGGGAAGTTACTGGAACTACAGATGTTCAGCTGTTACAGCAGGCACTGCAG GTCAGTAATGGTGACCTAGCCGAGGCAGTGGCCTTTCTCACCGAGAAGAACGCCAAGGTCCCGCAGCAAGATGAAGCCACCTATTACCAGACGGCCCAAATCACCAATGATAGATACATCAGTGTGGGCAGCCAGGCTGACACAA ATGTAATTGATCTCACTGGAGATGATAAAGATGACCTTCAGCGGGCCATCGCTCTCAGTCTGGAGGAGTCCAACAGGGCCTTCAGGGAGACGGGCATCACTGATGAAGAGCAGGCTATCAGCAG AGTTCTGGAGGCCAGCATTGCTGAGAACAAGGCTAGCCTGAAGCGCACACACACAGAAGTATGGAGCGATTCGCCCAACCCTCACGACAGGAAGCGTCAGGAGAACTGTCCCGTAGGGCTGAAGAACGTGGGGAACACGTGCTGGTTCAGCGCAGTTATACAG TCTCTGTTTAACCTCCTGGAGTTCCAGAGGCTGGTGTTGCATTATTCCCCCCCTGCACGGATGCAGGACCTGCCCCGCAATCAGAAG GAGCACAGGAATCTGCCTTTCATGCAGGAGCTGAGGCACCTCTTCTCTTTGTTGGTGGGTTCCAAGCGAAAGTATGTGGACCCGTCCAGGGCCGTGGAGATCCTCAAGGATGCCTTTAAGTCCAGTGAATCTCAGCAG CAGGATGTGAGTGAGTTCACCCATAAACTCTTGGACTGGCTAGAGGACGCTTTTCAGATAAAGGCAGAGGAGGACAG AGAGGGAGAGAAGCCGAAGAACCCGATGGTTGACCTGTTTTATGGACGTTTCCTGGCTGTGGGTGTCCTGGAGG GAAAGAAATTTGAGAACACTGAGATGTTTGGGCAGTACCCCCTCCAGGTGAACGGCTTCAAAGATCTGCACGAATGTTTAGAGGCAGCCATGATTGAAGGAGAAATAGAGTCTTTGCATTCTGCCGAGAACTCCGCCAAATCAGGGCAAGAG cacTGGTTCACAGAGCTTCCACCAGTTTTGACCTTCGAACTGTCGAGGTTTGAGTTTAATCAAACCTTAGGCCGACCTGAGAAGATTCACAACAAGCTAGAGTTTCCCGCCATGCTATACATGGACAG GTACATGGACAGGAACAGAGACATCACACGGATAAAACGAGAAGAGATCAGAAGACTAAAGGAGCACCTGACTGTTCTCCAGCAGAGACTGGAGAG GTATCTGAGCTATGGCTCAGGGCCTAAGCGGTTTCCCCTGGCCGATGTTCTCCAGTACGCCATGGAGTTTGCTTCCAGCAAGCCTGTGTGCACATCACCTGTAGAGGACATTGATACAACAGCTCCACCTGGTGGCACGACTGCACAGCTGCCACCTCCAGCAAG CACAGGGGAGCAGCCGGATGCATCTGTTCCACCTGAGTGCTCCAGCTCTGGTCCACAGgcccagcagcagcagcaacaacagcaactgcaacaacagcagcagcaacggGTTTCGATCCATAAACCGTTTACTCAGTCTCGTGTGCCACCAGATCTACCTATGCACCCCGCCCCACGGCACATCACAGAGGAGGAGCTGCGGGTGCTGGAGGGCTGTCTGCACCGCTGGAGGAGCGAGGTGGAGAACGACACCAGGG ATCTGCAGGCCAGTATATCTAGAATCCACAGAACCATCGAGCTTATGTATTCTGACAAGTCCATGATGCAG GTGCCATACCGGCTGCACGCTGTTTTGGTCCACGAGGGTCAGGCTAACGCAGGTCACTACTGGGCGTACATCTTCGACCCACATCAACAGCGATGGATGAAATACAATGACATTTCAGTGACAAAGTCATCCTGGGAGGAGCTGGTGCGAGACTCATTCGGTGGATATCGCAATGCCAGCGCGTACTGCCTCATGTACATTGATGATAAAAAACCCTTCCTTATTGCAG AGGAGTTTGATAAAGAGACAGGGCAGATGCTCAGTGGCTTGGACAAGCTCCCACCTGATCTGAAGGAGTTTGTGGAGGCAGATAACAAGCTGTTTGAGAGGGAGATGGAGGAGTGGGATGCTCTACAAGCTCGCAAACTCCAGCAGGAGAAACTGGCTCTGGCCGCCGCTAGTGTGGCCGCCCAGCCCATGAGCACTGAGCCCTGCCCTCCAGACAACACAG CCCCTCAGCATGACCCAGAGTACATGGAGCAGCAGTCGCCCACCGGAGACTCCAAACACCTTCAGGAGGACACGGAGAGAGCCATCAGCAAAGCGGCGGCTGAGCATGATGAGAAGAGTCCAGAGGCCCTGCTCAACACA TCTCAGTCGCCACGTCCCGACAGCGAGGTGACCTCTGACCCCTGTCCTCCCCTTGACCCTGAGCAGGACGACTCCGCCTCCTCTCCGCCCGCACCTCAGCGGGTGGTGGAGGTGGCCATTCCTAATGTAGGAACCTTCGTCATTCAGTCGAAGGAGGGAGGTTATGATGATGAG GCGATGATGACCCCAAACATGCAGGGTGTCATAATGGCCATTGGCAAATCCAGGAGTGTTTATGACAAGTGTGGGCCTGAAGCAGCGTTCTTCAAG GCCATGAAAGTAGAGTACACTCGTTTACTGAGGTTCGCTCAGGAGGACACACCCCCCGAGAGGGACTACCGACTGCAGCACGTCATTGTTTACTTCATTCACAACCAGGCACCCAAAAAGATTGTGGAGAGAACTCTGCTCATGCAGTTCGCCGACAGAAACCTTGGCTTTGATGAAAG GTGTAAGAGCATCATGAAGGTGGCACGTGCTAAACTGGAGCTCATTAAGCCTGACGAGGTGAACATGGAGGAATACGAG ATATGGCATCAGGATTACAGGAAATTCCGTGACACGACAGTTTTCCTGTTAATCGGCCTGGAATTATTCCTAAAGAAAAG TTACGTGGAAGCATTGCTGTACCTGATCTACGCCTATCAGTACAACAAAGAGCTCCTGGCAAAAGGGCCGTACAGAGGCCACGACGAGGAACTGATCGCCTATTACCGCAGAGAGTGCCTCCTA AAGTTAAACGAACACGCGGCTGCCCTCTTTGAGACAGGTGAGGAGGCAGAAGTGAACACGGGTCTGAGCATCATGAACGAGCTGGTGGTGGCCTGTATTCCACTGCTGCTGGTGGATGAGATGGAGGAGAAAGACATGGTGGCTGTTGAAGACATGAGGAACCGATGGTGCTCATACCTGGGACAGGAAATGGAGC CTAATCTCCAAGAGAAACTGACCGACTTCCTGCCCAAGCTCCTTGACTGCTCAACCGAGATCAAAAGCTTTCACGACCCTCCCAAACTACCTTCTTACTCTACGCTGGAGCTGTGCGAGCGTTACGGCCGAGTCATGACGTCACTCACCCTGAGTCGAACCCCCGCAGACGGCAGATGA